One genomic window of Pseudomonas chlororaphis subsp. piscium includes the following:
- the miaA gene encoding tRNA (adenosine(37)-N6)-dimethylallyltransferase MiaA → MSQLPPAIFLMGPTAAGKTDLAIELTKVLPCELISVDSALVYRGMDIGTAKPSKEILAEFPHRLIDILDPAESYSAADFRTDALAAMADITARGKIPLLVGGTMLYYKALLEGLADMPPADPQVRAELEEEAARLGWQALHDQLAAIDPESAARIHPNDPQRLTRALEVYRVSGLSMTAHRLRQSAQSTEAAASGRGQLPYTVANLAIAPANRQVLHERIAQRFTIMLEQGFVDEVVALRSRSDLHAGLPSIRAVGYRQAWDHLDGKLTFAEMQERGIIATRQLAKRQFTWLRSWADLHWLDSLDCDNLPRALKYLGTVSILS, encoded by the coding sequence ATGAGCCAGCTTCCCCCAGCGATCTTCCTGATGGGCCCGACTGCCGCTGGCAAGACCGACCTGGCCATCGAACTCACCAAGGTTCTGCCTTGCGAGCTGATCAGCGTCGATTCGGCGCTGGTCTACCGTGGCATGGACATAGGCACCGCCAAGCCTTCCAAGGAAATCCTGGCCGAATTTCCGCACCGCCTGATCGATATCCTCGACCCGGCCGAGAGCTATTCGGCGGCGGATTTCCGTACCGACGCGCTGGCGGCGATGGCCGATATCACCGCGCGTGGCAAGATTCCGCTGCTGGTAGGCGGCACGATGCTCTATTACAAGGCTTTGCTCGAAGGCCTGGCAGACATGCCTCCGGCCGACCCACAGGTTCGCGCCGAGCTGGAAGAAGAAGCTGCGCGCCTTGGCTGGCAGGCCCTGCACGACCAACTGGCGGCAATCGACCCAGAATCGGCGGCGCGGATTCATCCCAATGATCCGCAGCGCCTGACCCGGGCGCTGGAAGTCTATCGGGTCAGCGGCCTGAGCATGACCGCCCACAGACTGCGACAATCTGCGCAAAGTACTGAAGCAGCCGCTTCGGGACGGGGACAATTGCCCTATACTGTCGCGAACTTGGCCATTGCCCCGGCAAACCGTCAGGTACTGCATGAGCGTATTGCACAAAGATTCACAATTATGTTGGAACAGGGATTCGTCGACGAGGTCGTAGCTCTGCGTTCTAGAAGTGACCTGCATGCCGGGTTGCCGTCTATACGTGCTGTAGGCTACCGACAGGCCTGGGATCATCTGGATGGCAAGCTGACATTCGCCGAGATGCAGGAGCGCGGCATCATTGCCACGCGCCAATTGGCGAAGCGCCAGTTCACCTGGTTACGCAGCTGGGCTGATTTACACTGGCTGGACAGCCTGGATTGCGACAATCTGCCACGCGCCTTGAAATACCTGGGAACGGTCTCCATATTGAGCTGA
- the hfq gene encoding RNA chaperone Hfq: MSKGHSLQDPYLNTLRKEKVGVSIYLVNGIKLQGTIESFDQFVILLKNTVSQMVYKHAISTVVPVRPIRLPSASESEQGDAEPGNA, from the coding sequence ATGTCAAAAGGGCATTCGCTACAAGACCCTTACTTGAATACTTTACGTAAAGAGAAAGTTGGGGTTTCCATCTATCTGGTCAACGGGATCAAGCTGCAAGGTACGATCGAGTCTTTCGACCAGTTCGTTATCCTGCTGAAGAACACCGTCAGCCAAATGGTTTACAAGCACGCTATCTCGACAGTGGTACCGGTTCGTCCAATTCGCCTGCCTAGCGCATCCGAATCCGAACAGGGTGACGCTGAGCCAGGTAACGCCTGA